A window of the Verrucomicrobiia bacterium genome harbors these coding sequences:
- a CDS encoding zinc-binding alcohol dehydrogenase family protein, which produces MRAMRAEQFSGYEALKLVELPKPAVGDGKVLVRMTAAGVTPLDHTILSGKFPHPLKAPLVLGNEGAGVVEEGGGTDFPVGSRVMFWGTYGAFEDGTYSEWVAVRKKDLCLIPDNVDDVSAAGIPVAYLTAQVALTLAGFRAGKTVLAPAIGGSIGNAVTQLARALGAKHAISSTTNHAKAEQAKTLGFNEVVDTSLEKLGDGVRRITGGYGADIVIDGIGGEVLSEALGTLASGGSLTTLGYSASRKTTIDVTNLIVPQASIRGFNMFAQPQAAVTDAWNVIVSLLGSGAIKPIVAKTFPLAEAADALRYLVEGRPFGRVVLTI; this is translated from the coding sequence ATGCGCGCAATGAGAGCGGAACAATTTAGTGGTTATGAAGCGTTGAAGCTCGTCGAACTACCAAAACCAGCGGTCGGGGACGGGAAAGTACTGGTGCGAATGACCGCAGCCGGCGTCACGCCGCTCGACCATACGATTCTCTCCGGCAAATTTCCCCACCCCCTGAAGGCGCCACTGGTCCTGGGCAACGAAGGAGCGGGCGTGGTAGAGGAGGGAGGCGGAACGGATTTTCCCGTCGGCTCACGCGTGATGTTCTGGGGCACCTATGGCGCTTTTGAGGATGGAACTTACAGTGAGTGGGTTGCTGTACGGAAGAAGGACCTTTGCCTGATTCCTGATAATGTCGACGACGTGAGTGCTGCAGGCATTCCGGTCGCGTATCTCACCGCGCAGGTGGCTCTTACCCTGGCTGGTTTTCGGGCAGGCAAGACTGTTCTGGCACCGGCGATCGGAGGATCGATCGGCAATGCAGTGACGCAATTGGCGCGCGCCTTGGGCGCAAAACACGCCATCTCAAGCACGACCAATCATGCGAAAGCCGAGCAGGCGAAGACGCTCGGATTCAATGAAGTCGTCGATACCTCCTTGGAGAAGTTGGGTGACGGCGTGCGTCGTATCACGGGCGGTTATGGCGCAGACATTGTCATCGACGGAATCGGTGGCGAAGTCTTGAGCGAGGCGCTCGGAACGCTCGCGTCGGGAGGAAGCCTCACAACACTGGGGTATTCCGCAAGCCGTAAGACAACCATTGACGTGACAAATCTCATCGTGCCACAGGCCAGCATCCGGGGTTTCAACATGTTTGCTCAGCCGCAGGCGGCTGTTACCGACGCATGGAACGTTATTGTCTCCCTGCTTGGGTCCGGCGCAATCAAACCGATCGTGGCTAAGACCTTCCCTCTGGCCGAAGCGGCTGATGCTCTACGTTACCTCGTTGAGGGCCGACCCTTTGGCAGAGTCGTCCTCACAATCTGA
- a CDS encoding TetR/AcrR family transcriptional regulator translates to MRNVGRPKKFSRDSLLKKAVPVFWKRGFADTGIQALEKATGVNKSGLYSEFKSKEDLYLASLKYYIENRHGKELLTREPLGWANVERFLQVVRDCPDGQTGCFAINSMRELAVVPSEAQEMVTMTLGHLKRLLAKNISAERTKLDPDTIAEMVVTFFVGLSLEQNLKEGRSTARRKLKNLMRVIRSL, encoded by the coding sequence ATGCGCAACGTGGGCAGACCGAAAAAATTCAGCCGAGACAGCCTTCTGAAAAAGGCGGTGCCCGTCTTTTGGAAACGTGGATTTGCAGACACCGGTATCCAGGCCCTGGAAAAGGCCACCGGCGTCAACAAATCGGGCCTCTACTCGGAGTTCAAGAGCAAGGAGGACCTGTATCTCGCGAGCCTTAAATATTACATTGAGAATCGTCATGGCAAAGAGCTGTTGACCCGGGAACCGTTGGGCTGGGCGAACGTGGAGCGTTTTCTCCAGGTCGTGCGGGATTGCCCCGATGGACAAACGGGTTGTTTTGCCATCAATTCAATGCGCGAACTTGCGGTGGTGCCGTCGGAAGCACAGGAGATGGTGACGATGACTTTGGGTCACCTGAAGCGATTGCTCGCAAAAAACATAAGCGCCGAGCGAACAAAATTGGATCCGGACACGATCGCGGAGATGGTGGTGACGTTTTTTGTCGGGCTATCGCTTGAACAAAATCTCAAAGAGGGCAGAAGCACCGCACGCCGCAAGCTCAAAAACCTGATGCGCGTAATCCGCTCGCTTTGA
- a CDS encoding nuclear transport factor 2 family protein, with translation MKHATISPTEAADRLAIRELVEAYAHCADRRDAKGQMALFTTDTHFVVYMNAKDPAASQDLHSREALAPVFAELNKYEATTHFVGQSTIFSLTGDRATGEAYCLAHHITVDGEKRRLMVASLRYLDTFVKMDGSWLFAERRLYVDWLDERALS, from the coding sequence ATGAAACACGCAACCATCTCACCCACTGAAGCCGCGGATCGCCTCGCTATCCGGGAACTCGTCGAGGCCTACGCCCACTGCGCCGATCGCCGCGATGCGAAAGGCCAGATGGCTCTCTTTACTACCGACACCCACTTCGTGGTATACATGAATGCCAAGGATCCGGCGGCCTCACAGGATCTGCACTCACGCGAGGCGCTCGCTCCCGTTTTCGCAGAGCTGAACAAATACGAGGCCACCACACACTTCGTCGGGCAAAGCACTATCTTCTCGCTAACGGGCGACCGAGCCACCGGGGAAGCCTACTGCCTGGCGCATCACATTACAGTCGACGGTGAAAAGCGACGCTTGATGGTCGCCTCGCTGCGCTATCTTGATACCTTTGTAAAGATGGACGGTTCATGGCTTTTTGCGGAGCGCCGCCTCTACGTCGACTGGCTCGATGAGCGCGCACTGTCATGA
- a CDS encoding DUF1080 domain-containing protein: MKVRNLLSAFITTGFLATLPVLAQDGWVNLFNGKNLDGWEEHSGRAKYTVEDGELTGESVSGTGNSFLCTKRTYGSFELELEFKCDALLNSGVQIRSEVFPDMRTLNIGGKEIKVPADRVHGYQCEIDMDVARGRMWTAGIYDEARRGWLFPADGEKGKQGLAFSEQGRAASKSGEWNKLRVVANGPSIKTWLNGVARAEINDSLTLRGIIGLQVHDIGQDPNKVGLKVRFRNLRIREIESDPAGAAPNTLTEQEKADGWQLLWDGNTSNGWRSARSENFPSKGWKIHDGVLAVHENGGEESAGGGDIITRKRYANFELVADFKTTIGCNSGIKIFVQPNLSPVDPKTGTNAAVGSAIGMEFQILDDAHHPDAKLGRDGDRTLGSLYDLIPAPADKNVLPVGEWNHARILSQGKRVEFWLNGKKTVEFERGSAAFRDAVARSKFKNIPDFGEWADGHILLQEHGSEVSFRNVKIRELH, from the coding sequence ATGAAAGTACGCAATCTCCTTTCAGCGTTCATCACGACAGGCTTTCTTGCAACGCTGCCGGTTCTGGCGCAGGACGGCTGGGTCAACCTGTTCAACGGAAAAAATCTCGACGGCTGGGAAGAACACAGCGGCAGAGCGAAGTATACCGTTGAAGACGGCGAGTTGACCGGCGAATCGGTTTCCGGCACGGGCAACAGTTTTCTTTGCACCAAGCGGACGTACGGAAGTTTTGAGCTGGAACTGGAGTTCAAGTGCGACGCGCTGCTGAATTCGGGCGTGCAAATCCGCAGCGAGGTTTTTCCAGATATGCGGACGCTAAACATTGGCGGCAAGGAAATCAAGGTCCCAGCCGATCGCGTTCACGGCTACCAATGTGAAATTGACATGGACGTGGCGCGCGGCCGGATGTGGACGGCGGGCATTTACGACGAAGCGCGGCGCGGCTGGCTGTTTCCCGCCGATGGCGAAAAGGGCAAGCAGGGCCTGGCGTTCTCCGAACAAGGCCGCGCAGCCAGCAAGAGCGGGGAATGGAACAAGCTTCGCGTCGTCGCGAACGGACCGTCCATCAAGACCTGGCTGAACGGCGTGGCGCGCGCTGAGATCAATGACAGCCTCACGCTGCGCGGTATCATTGGCTTGCAGGTTCACGACATCGGCCAGGACCCGAACAAGGTCGGGCTGAAAGTTCGCTTCCGCAACCTCCGCATCCGCGAAATCGAATCTGATCCCGCCGGCGCCGCGCCCAACACACTGACCGAACAGGAAAAAGCCGACGGCTGGCAATTGCTCTGGGATGGCAACACTTCAAACGGCTGGCGTAGTGCCAGGTCGGAAAACTTTCCCTCAAAGGGCTGGAAGATTCACGACGGTGTGCTGGCCGTCCACGAAAACGGTGGTGAGGAGTCCGCCGGTGGCGGCGACATCATCACGCGCAAACGCTACGCGAATTTTGAACTTGTCGCGGATTTCAAGACCACCATCGGTTGCAACAGCGGCATTAAGATTTTTGTGCAACCCAATCTTTCGCCGGTTGATCCGAAGACCGGCACGAACGCGGCCGTCGGCTCGGCCATCGGCATGGAATTCCAGATTCTCGACGACGCGCATCATCCTGACGCCAAGCTGGGCCGCGACGGCGACCGCACGCTGGGTTCGCTTTATGATTTGATTCCGGCGCCCGCCGATAAAAACGTCCTGCCGGTTGGGGAATGGAATCACGCGCGGATTTTGTCGCAGGGCAAGCGCGTCGAGTTCTGGCTTAACGGCAAGAAGACGGTGGAGTTTGAGCGCGGATCGGCTGCGTTCCGCGACGCGGTTGCCAGGAGTAAATTCAAGAACATCCCTGATTTCGGCGAATGGGCGGATGGCCATATTTTGTTGCAGGAACACGGCAGCGAAGTTTCCTTCCGCAATGTAAAGATTCGTGAACTGCATTGA
- a CDS encoding sugar phosphate isomerase/epimerase family protein → MGTVSAMAFEPIKRVGASALKVSCNAYSFNKLLNDHLQGRGAGISLLDLADFCAKQNFDGFDVTGYYFPGYENDGPGVPTDKYIFELKRRAFDLGLGISGTGIRNNITAADKAARAKDVQRIKNWCEVAGKLGAPVLRVFADTQMREQTWQTASKGATRDQVEEWIATDIRECADHAAKFGVIIGVQNHGDFLKTADNLISLLKRIDSPWCGAIVDTGKFQAADPYAEIAKAAPYAVNWQIKQSPLGVEAEDASPTDLKRLVHIVRDSGYRGYLPIETLSPPSGGNYDPFVVVPKFLRELREAIAN, encoded by the coding sequence ATGGGGACCGTTTCGGCCATGGCCTTCGAGCCGATCAAAAGGGTGGGAGCCTCGGCACTCAAGGTTTCTTGCAATGCCTACTCCTTTAACAAGCTGCTGAACGACCATCTTCAGGGCCGCGGCGCGGGCATCAGTCTGCTCGACCTCGCCGATTTTTGTGCGAAGCAGAATTTCGACGGCTTCGATGTCACAGGTTATTATTTCCCCGGTTATGAAAATGATGGTCCGGGTGTACCCACCGACAAATATATTTTCGAGCTGAAGCGACGGGCGTTCGATCTTGGTCTCGGCATCAGCGGCACGGGCATAAGGAATAATATCACGGCGGCGGACAAGGCCGCGCGCGCCAAAGACGTGCAGCGCATCAAGAATTGGTGCGAGGTGGCGGGCAAGCTTGGCGCGCCCGTGCTGCGCGTGTTTGCCGACACCCAGATGCGTGAGCAGACGTGGCAAACAGCGTCGAAGGGCGCGACACGCGACCAGGTGGAGGAATGGATCGCCACCGATATTCGCGAGTGCGCGGATCACGCCGCAAAATTTGGCGTGATCATCGGCGTCCAGAACCACGGTGATTTTCTGAAGACCGCCGACAATCTGATCAGTCTCCTCAAACGCATTGATTCGCCGTGGTGTGGTGCCATCGTGGATACCGGCAAGTTCCAAGCGGCCGACCCGTATGCGGAGATTGCGAAGGCCGCGCCCTACGCGGTAAACTGGCAGATCAAGCAAAGTCCGTTGGGCGTGGAAGCCGAAGATGCCAGTCCCACCGACCTGAAACGATTGGTACATATCGTCCGCGACTCCGGCTATCGCGGCTATCTTCCGATTGAGACATTGTCTCCGCCCAGCGGCGGAAACTACGATCCTTTTGTAGTTGTGCCGAAATTTCTCAGAGAACTTCGCGAGGCGATCGCCAACTAA